The Cydia amplana chromosome 23, ilCydAmpl1.1, whole genome shotgun sequence genome includes a region encoding these proteins:
- the LOC134658610 gene encoding uncharacterized protein LOC134658610 — MSDEKEFKDVIGDEASGNSAGTGSTELIEATNIFKVGVKVPPFWAEEPEIWFAQVEGQFHNSGITSDVTKFNYVISHLDNQYAREVKDLIINPPASQRYDKLKTELIKRLGISNERKTKQLLMHEELGDRKPSHFFRHLKDLAGPAVPDDFIRSIWMTRLPHGVQMVLAGQPSSASHEEICDLADRVNDLASSSPKVAAVSGGAASSVPSDIAREIAELRKQFQQFQASGPSRSSRSRTRASPGKRNASRQRSQSNYRKYPLCWYHGKFGDKASKCVRPCDFKPAENERGSR; from the coding sequence ATGAGCGACGAAAAGGAATTTAAGGATGTGATCGGTGATGAAGCATCCGGAAATAGTGCGGGGACAGGGTCGACAGAGTTGATAGAAGCGACAAACATTTTTAAGGTTGGAGTGAAAGTGCCACCATTCTGGGCAGAAGAACCGGAGATATGGTTCGCCCAAGTCGAAGGTCAATTTCATAATTCCGGCATCACCAGTGACGTCACAAAATTTAATTATGTGATCTCCCACCTCGACAATCAGTATGCTCGTGAGGTGAAGGACCTTATTATCAACCCTCCCGCGTCGCAGAGATACGACAAGCTTAAAACCGAGCTGATCAAGAGACTGGGCATTTCCAATGAGAGGAAGACCAAGCAGTTGCTGATGCATGAGGAGCTCGGGGACCGCAAACCTTCGCATTTCTTCCGGCATCTTAAGGATCTGGCGGGACCTGCAGTACCAGATGATTTTATCAGGTCTATTTGGATGACCCGCCTTCCTCATGGTGTGCAGATGGTGCTCGCGGGCCAGCCATCTTCGGCTTCGCATGAAGAAATCTGCGACTTAGCTGATCGTGTTAACGACTTGGCCAGTTCTTCGCCGAAAGTCGCCGCTGTGAGTGGTGGAGCTGCGAGTTCAGTTCCCAGCGATATTGCCAGAGAAATCGCAGAGCTTCGGAAACAGTTCCAGCAGTTCCAGGCGTCCGGACCAAGCAGGAGTAGCAGATCCAGGACGCGCGCATCTCCAGGCAAGCGTAACGCATCCAGGCAACGATCCCAGTCGAACTATCGCAAGTATCCTCTCTGCTGGTACCATGGGAAGTTTGGAGACAAGGCCAGCAAGTGCGTTCGACCATGCGACTTCAAGCCGGCGGAAAACGAAAGGGGCAGTCGATAA